A genomic stretch from Ureibacillus composti includes:
- a CDS encoding MGMT family protein — MTPFTEKVIEIIKNIPAGKVMTYGQIARIAGNPRAARQVARILHSMSKKHRLPWHRVINGKGLISIKADELYNEQIMNLEIDGVKVRENGMVDLEKYQVKFDE; from the coding sequence TTGACACCTTTCACCGAAAAAGTAATCGAAATTATAAAGAACATTCCCGCCGGTAAAGTGATGACGTATGGACAAATTGCACGCATTGCAGGAAACCCAAGAGCTGCCCGTCAAGTTGCACGCATTTTGCATTCCATGAGTAAAAAGCATCGCCTCCCTTGGCATAGAGTAATCAACGGAAAAGGACTCATTTCAATTAAAGCTGATGAATTATATAATGAACAAATCATGAACCTAGAAATAGATGGTGTAAAAGTTAGGGAAAATGGTATGGTTGATTTAGAAAAATATCAAGTGAAATTTGATGAGTAA